From one Pedobacter faecalis genomic stretch:
- a CDS encoding PP2C family serine/threonine-protein phosphatase, protein MAIFFHENGIQQKSRRTDEAFTTNGLGKPMIWKMIGQSVIGTSHIQSGKTCEDAVYHKIMYSDKHDEVLLCFVSDGAGSAKYAAKAADASVLKGAEFVEKVIYSEDQLTESNLIAVAEQIYDHLTTLAAEQQVPKNEFSCTLLGCIIFPDRAGFIQIGDGAIVRSVAGQHLTTVWWPHNGEYQNTTTFLIDDPNFPHLKTKVIDETITEIGIFTDGLQMLTLNNETEGVHQPFFNNLFPLLRRATEPDHLAILNNRLIEYLSGDVINNRTDDDKTLFLATRL, encoded by the coding sequence ATGGCTATCTTCTTCCATGAAAATGGTATCCAGCAAAAATCCAGGCGAACAGACGAAGCTTTTACCACCAACGGGTTGGGCAAACCTATGATTTGGAAAATGATCGGTCAAAGCGTGATCGGCACCTCCCATATTCAATCTGGAAAAACGTGTGAGGACGCGGTTTACCATAAGATCATGTATTCTGATAAGCATGATGAAGTACTCCTATGCTTTGTCAGCGATGGTGCCGGAAGTGCCAAATATGCTGCAAAAGCTGCAGACGCCTCCGTCTTGAAAGGTGCCGAGTTCGTTGAAAAAGTTATTTATTCAGAAGATCAGCTGACCGAATCCAATTTAATTGCGGTCGCCGAACAGATTTACGATCATCTCACTACCCTTGCAGCAGAGCAACAGGTGCCTAAAAACGAATTTTCCTGCACGCTACTGGGATGTATAATTTTCCCAGACCGCGCAGGATTTATCCAGATTGGTGACGGAGCGATTGTAAGAAGTGTTGCTGGCCAACATCTTACAACTGTCTGGTGGCCTCACAATGGAGAATATCAAAATACTACAACATTTCTCATCGACGATCCGAATTTTCCGCATCTTAAGACAAAAGTGATTGACGAGACCATTACTGAAATCGGGATCTTTACTGATGGACTCCAGATGCTAACATTGAATAATGAAACCGAGGGCGTCCACCAGCCTTTTTTCAACAATCTTTTTCCGCTGCTCAGGCGTGCAACTGAGCCAGATCACCTCGCAATCTTGAACAATCGGCTCATCGAATACTTATCCGGAGATGTTATCAATAACCGGACGGATGACGATAAAACACTATTCTTGGCCACACGATTGTAA
- a CDS encoding protein kinase domain-containing protein, with amino-acid sequence MTSQIYQGIRGKHYSAGPKIGQGGEGAVFAIQGEDTLVIKIYTEKLDPDKSEKLIYMASMVSDELTKFAAWPLDIVKDRLGQTCGFVMRKLEGYVPLHNLFNPMDRKKLFPDKGYNFLVHVSRNLATAFHRIHHLGIVVGDVNEANILVSAAGMVALIDCDSFQIKNGTKYHYCEVGIPRYTPPELLLKGSFHQVIRTVNTDNFSLATLIFQLLFLGRAPFTGINPGSQEIDEETAIKTHEFAYSLRRQNKKLFPAKHSLELHAMPTGISALFHAAFEHTLDRPTAAAWLNELAGLNKVIVQCANTKIHYYPKGVGYCPWCRFRDKHNIIYFLDDSYLKALPQMNDIDQFVNGFKLDKIELKTLTESYTKPALKAEPIEAKFHTWRVMNVSVISLIVLATMVLCFLFNWLCLFGGYVAILIVNRFSPVKRKLESEFKNRQDKLTNLKQSLSSLVKQHNYPSELTTYNQAARQLQLSIDAFKGLPGEFNKRKKKIEEDHYNAKLHLFLQHFDVTRHPIPSFGTAKKTLIYGNGIRTAADITKLRYTKIAGIGPKNIQILMDWRRHISTGFAYTPDKTIIDQQINSAAQEFTAKKQKLAIDIKNQYKAVAALQSNILSSSNRLETQYNNLIPILYQAQLNFDAFKKFKGKL; translated from the coding sequence ATGACCTCACAGATTTACCAAGGCATTCGGGGAAAGCATTACTCCGCCGGACCAAAAATCGGTCAGGGTGGAGAGGGTGCAGTGTTCGCCATTCAGGGCGAAGATACGCTGGTGATCAAAATCTACACTGAAAAACTCGATCCAGACAAATCAGAAAAACTGATCTACATGGCCTCCATGGTAAGTGATGAGCTCACAAAATTTGCAGCCTGGCCATTGGACATTGTCAAAGATAGGCTCGGGCAGACATGCGGCTTTGTAATGCGCAAACTGGAAGGATATGTCCCGTTACATAATCTGTTCAACCCAATGGACAGGAAAAAGCTCTTCCCTGACAAAGGCTATAACTTCTTAGTCCACGTATCGCGCAACCTGGCTACCGCATTTCACCGGATACACCACTTAGGCATCGTTGTTGGAGACGTTAACGAAGCTAATATACTCGTAAGTGCGGCAGGCATGGTCGCCTTGATCGATTGCGATTCATTCCAAATAAAAAACGGCACCAAATATCACTACTGCGAAGTAGGCATTCCAAGATATACTCCCCCCGAGTTATTGCTCAAAGGCTCTTTCCACCAAGTGATCCGCACCGTCAATACCGACAATTTTTCACTGGCTACACTGATATTTCAACTGCTTTTTCTAGGCCGAGCGCCTTTCACCGGCATCAATCCCGGCAGTCAGGAGATAGACGAGGAAACGGCCATAAAAACCCACGAGTTCGCCTACTCGCTAAGACGCCAGAACAAAAAACTGTTTCCTGCCAAACATAGCCTGGAACTTCATGCAATGCCCACTGGAATTTCTGCACTTTTCCATGCCGCGTTTGAACATACTTTGGACAGACCAACCGCGGCTGCCTGGCTTAATGAGCTTGCCGGCTTGAACAAAGTGATTGTGCAATGTGCCAATACTAAAATTCACTACTATCCTAAAGGTGTCGGCTATTGTCCATGGTGCAGATTTCGCGATAAACACAACATCATTTACTTTCTGGATGATTCCTATCTCAAGGCACTTCCGCAAATGAACGACATCGACCAGTTTGTGAACGGCTTTAAACTGGACAAAATCGAACTTAAAACACTAACAGAATCTTACACCAAACCAGCTCTAAAAGCAGAACCCATAGAAGCAAAATTCCACACCTGGAGAGTAATGAATGTCAGTGTTATTTCGCTGATAGTCCTAGCGACAATGGTCCTTTGCTTCCTATTCAACTGGCTGTGCTTATTTGGAGGTTATGTAGCCATATTAATTGTGAACCGCTTTTCACCTGTTAAAAGGAAACTGGAAAGCGAATTTAAAAACAGGCAGGATAAGTTAACCAACCTGAAGCAGTCGTTATCCTCCTTGGTAAAACAGCACAACTATCCATCAGAACTGACCACCTACAATCAGGCTGCCAGACAATTGCAACTGTCAATAGACGCCTTCAAAGGTCTTCCCGGAGAATTCAATAAGCGAAAAAAGAAGATTGAAGAGGATCATTACAACGCAAAACTCCATCTGTTCTTGCAGCATTTCGATGTTACACGCCATCCCATTCCCTCCTTTGGCACTGCAAAAAAGACGCTCATTTATGGTAATGGCATTCGGACAGCAGCCGACATCACTAAACTCAGGTACACAAAAATTGCAGGTATCGGCCCAAAAAACATTCAAATATTAATGGATTGGCGAAGGCACATTAGCACTGGATTTGCTTATACACCAGATAAAACCATCATTGATCAGCAAATCAATTCTGCCGCCCAGGAATTCACCGCAAAAAAACAAAAGCTGGCCATAGATATCAAAAATCAGTACAAAGCAGTCGCAGCCCTCCAATCCAATATTTTATCAAGTTCCAACAGGCTGGAAACACAATACAACAACCTTATTCCTATCCTTTACCAAGCCCAGCTAAACTTCGATGCCTTTAAGAAATTCAAAGGGAAACTTTAG
- a CDS encoding histone H1: MNSFEKIKELIAATEADAAAFYGKQNKAAGTRLRKAYLEIKTLASEGRNEVTELKNTASK; the protein is encoded by the coding sequence ATGAATTCATTTGAAAAAATCAAAGAACTGATCGCTGCAACAGAAGCTGATGCGGCGGCATTTTACGGTAAACAGAATAAAGCGGCCGGTACGCGTTTGCGTAAAGCTTACTTAGAGATCAAAACCCTTGCAAGCGAAGGCCGTAACGAAGTGACTGAACTAAAAAATACAGCAAGTAAATAA
- a CDS encoding MBL fold metallo-hydrolase — MKITILGSGTSQGIPVITCNCAVCQSDDARDKRLRVSVLIETGDKTIVIDSGPDFRYQMLRANVKDLDAIIYTHEHRDHVAGLDDIRPFNYLLKKDIDIYATTQVQDNLKREFSYIFSEIRYPGLPQLTLHTIDAAPFHIGQTEITPLEIMHYKLPILGFKIKDFVYITDAKTISDATLEKIRGCKILVLNALQKEDHISHFTLEEAIAFAKKVGAETTYFTHISHNMGLHTQVEQELPENMKLAYDGLTLSCE; from the coding sequence TTGAAAATCACTATTCTAGGATCCGGAACTTCCCAAGGCATTCCCGTTATCACATGCAACTGCGCCGTATGCCAGTCGGACGACGCCCGGGATAAACGCCTACGTGTTTCGGTGCTTATAGAAACCGGCGATAAGACCATAGTGATAGATAGCGGCCCCGATTTCAGATACCAGATGCTGCGGGCAAATGTAAAAGATCTTGACGCGATCATTTACACCCATGAGCATCGCGACCATGTAGCCGGACTGGACGACATCAGGCCATTCAACTATCTGTTGAAGAAGGATATTGATATCTATGCAACAACACAGGTTCAGGACAATCTGAAACGGGAGTTCTCCTACATATTTTCAGAAATACGATATCCCGGACTGCCGCAATTAACCCTGCACACCATAGACGCAGCGCCGTTCCATATCGGGCAAACCGAAATCACGCCGCTTGAAATTATGCATTACAAGCTTCCCATTCTGGGCTTCAAGATCAAAGACTTCGTCTATATCACCGATGCAAAGACGATATCCGATGCAACTCTGGAAAAGATCCGGGGCTGCAAAATATTGGTTTTGAATGCCTTGCAAAAAGAAGATCATATCTCACACTTTACTTTAGAAGAAGCCATTGCTTTTGCTAAGAAAGTAGGGGCCGAGACCACCTATTTCACGCATATCAGTCACAATATGGGTCTTCATACCCAGGTAGAGCAGGAATTGCCAGAAAATATGAAATTAGCTTATGATGGCTTGACATTATCTTGTGAATAA
- a CDS encoding LolA family protein has product MRRTLLLMSTAVSMMASVAVYGQNDAKARAILDQVSKKYRSYDVVKSDFTFTMDNPQSKTRESQQGTLYVRAKTNKYRIEMTSQHLISDGKSQWTYLKDDKEVQVVEADQSADALNPAKMFTIYERGFKYTYTGESKSAGKVYQTIDLAPIDTKKAYFKIRLSIDKLAKRIANVLIFDKNGNKYNYNIKTFVHNVKVPESTFTFDAKKYPGVEVVDLR; this is encoded by the coding sequence ATGAGAAGGACCTTATTATTGATGTCGACCGCAGTTTCGATGATGGCCTCCGTGGCTGTCTACGGCCAAAATGATGCTAAAGCAAGGGCTATACTAGACCAGGTAAGCAAAAAATACCGCTCGTACGATGTGGTGAAAAGTGATTTCACATTCACCATGGATAATCCCCAGTCTAAAACCAGGGAATCACAGCAAGGCACACTTTATGTGCGCGCCAAAACCAATAAATACCGCATCGAAATGACCAGTCAGCACCTGATCAGTGATGGTAAAAGTCAGTGGACCTATTTGAAGGATGATAAAGAGGTACAGGTTGTGGAGGCCGACCAAAGTGCAGACGCCTTAAACCCGGCAAAGATGTTTACCATTTACGAGCGCGGTTTTAAATACACTTACACCGGCGAAAGCAAGTCGGCCGGCAAAGTATATCAAACGATAGATCTGGCGCCAATAGACACAAAAAAAGCTTACTTCAAGATCCGGCTCAGTATAGATAAGCTCGCAAAACGTATTGCTAACGTCCTGATCTTCGATAAAAACGGCAATAAGTATAATTATAACATCAAAACATTTGTCCACAATGTTAAAGTGCCAGAAAGTACATTCACTTTCGACGCCAAGAAATATCCGGGCGTGGAAGTTGTTGATCTGAGATAA